The proteins below are encoded in one region of Ereboglobus luteus:
- a CDS encoding beta-mannosidase, producing MIKQSLTGSSWQFRECGQSPKWLPATVPGCVHKDLLNQKRIPDPFWGTNELQLQWIEERDWEYRLQFTATDALLREEVRELVAEGVDTVARVFLNGCEVGRTDNMFTGYRWDITPLLRKGRNELRVVFTSALKYIRANQSRFKAPVEFSDPVGGHTLLRKQPCQFGWDWGPRLVTCGVWLPIYIEAWSGNRIEHVRVSQTHYSKRDVSLVFKPQMRRAERGLVFKVSVGLDGREITMAETMSGSGTFEVPISDPQLWWPAGLGAQPLYDVTVTAHSSTGEPRGEWKRRIGLRTLALERKPDQWGESFRFVVNGRPVFMKGANWIPADSFVGGLDRERYARDVRAAAAANFNCLRVWGGGIYESEDFYDLCDELGLMVWQDFMFACTLPPGDAPFLKNVEAEARHQVRRLHHRACVALFCGNNEMAQINGALQKPKYRRPYEKLFHKLLPKVVREESGFDYWPTSQWRGDWKYGNSDEAGEQRGDTHYWAVWHGRNPVKDYEKWKFRFVAEYGMQSFSSPKVQATYCTPDDNNVFGPVVENHQKNRAGNQIILDYVSRRYRFPKNQDALIYLSQLNQAYSMQVAVEHHRRLTPRCMGTIYWQLNDCWPVASWSSIEYTGNWKTLHYYARRFFAPALVTAHVPGDEYTVNGNYRRTTVDKVHIHTVCDAVEKQGATIVWELHHIDGRVLDSGHKNAVLRYGESKRQHTLDMRKPMQTYGRDNLLIRLSLVIDGVSVSENTVFLAPPRFIPLQKANTRVQVKRGGADNRFALTFASDVFQHCFQFDLAGMDYSASDNCFDLYAKQSRTVEITLNKPAQATVAEITKALGFYSLVDSYK from the coding sequence ATGATAAAACAATCACTCACCGGTTCCTCTTGGCAGTTCCGCGAATGCGGTCAGTCCCCGAAATGGCTTCCCGCAACAGTGCCGGGTTGCGTTCACAAGGATTTGCTCAATCAAAAGCGCATTCCCGACCCGTTTTGGGGGACGAACGAATTGCAGTTGCAGTGGATCGAGGAGCGCGATTGGGAGTATCGCCTGCAATTCACCGCCACCGATGCGCTCCTGCGCGAGGAGGTGCGGGAGCTGGTTGCGGAAGGCGTGGACACCGTGGCGCGCGTGTTTTTGAACGGATGCGAGGTGGGGCGCACGGACAACATGTTCACCGGCTATCGCTGGGACATCACCCCGCTCTTGCGCAAGGGACGCAATGAGCTGCGCGTCGTTTTCACGAGCGCATTAAAATACATTCGCGCAAACCAGTCGCGGTTCAAGGCGCCGGTGGAATTCAGCGATCCGGTGGGCGGCCACACATTGCTGCGCAAGCAGCCGTGCCAGTTTGGCTGGGATTGGGGTCCGCGCCTTGTCACGTGCGGGGTGTGGCTGCCGATTTACATCGAGGCGTGGTCGGGCAACCGCATCGAGCATGTGCGTGTTTCGCAAACCCACTATTCCAAGCGCGATGTTTCGCTCGTTTTTAAACCGCAAATGCGGCGCGCCGAGCGAGGGCTCGTCTTTAAGGTGTCGGTCGGCCTTGATGGGCGCGAAATCACGATGGCTGAAACCATGTCCGGGAGCGGCACTTTCGAGGTTCCCATTTCCGATCCGCAACTTTGGTGGCCCGCCGGCCTCGGCGCGCAGCCGCTATACGATGTGACGGTGACCGCGCATTCCTCGACCGGCGAGCCGCGCGGCGAATGGAAACGGCGCATCGGGCTGCGCACGCTCGCGCTTGAGCGCAAGCCCGACCAGTGGGGCGAGTCGTTCCGCTTTGTCGTCAATGGCAGGCCGGTTTTCATGAAGGGCGCAAACTGGATTCCGGCGGACAGTTTTGTGGGCGGCCTTGACCGCGAGCGTTATGCGCGTGATGTGCGCGCGGCCGCTGCGGCAAACTTCAACTGTCTTCGTGTCTGGGGTGGCGGCATTTATGAGAGCGAGGATTTTTATGATCTTTGCGATGAGCTCGGCCTGATGGTCTGGCAGGATTTTATGTTCGCCTGCACACTGCCGCCCGGCGACGCGCCGTTTCTCAAAAACGTCGAGGCCGAGGCCCGCCATCAAGTGCGCCGCCTGCACCATCGCGCGTGCGTGGCGCTTTTTTGCGGCAACAATGAAATGGCGCAAATTAACGGCGCGCTTCAAAAGCCAAAATACCGCCGTCCGTATGAAAAACTTTTCCACAAGCTGCTGCCGAAAGTCGTGCGCGAGGAAAGCGGGTTCGACTACTGGCCGACCTCGCAGTGGCGCGGCGATTGGAAATATGGAAACAGCGACGAGGCCGGCGAGCAGCGCGGCGACACGCACTACTGGGCGGTGTGGCACGGCCGCAATCCGGTCAAGGATTACGAGAAATGGAAATTCCGCTTTGTGGCCGAATACGGGATGCAAAGCTTCAGCTCGCCAAAAGTGCAGGCGACGTATTGCACGCCCGACGACAATAATGTTTTCGGGCCCGTCGTCGAAAACCACCAGAAGAACCGCGCGGGAAACCAGATCATTCTCGACTATGTTTCGCGCCGCTACCGTTTCCCAAAAAACCAGGATGCGCTCATCTATCTCTCGCAGTTGAACCAGGCATACAGCATGCAGGTCGCCGTCGAGCATCATCGCCGGCTGACACCGCGTTGCATGGGCACGATTTACTGGCAGCTCAACGACTGCTGGCCTGTCGCGTCGTGGAGTTCCATCGAATACACCGGAAACTGGAAAACGCTGCACTATTACGCCCGCCGCTTTTTCGCGCCCGCGCTCGTGACCGCGCATGTGCCCGGCGATGAATACACGGTCAACGGGAACTACCGCCGCACCACGGTTGACAAGGTGCATATCCACACGGTTTGCGATGCCGTCGAAAAACAAGGCGCAACCATCGTCTGGGAGTTGCATCACATCGACGGGCGCGTGCTCGACAGCGGACACAAAAACGCGGTGCTTCGTTACGGCGAATCAAAACGTCAGCACACGCTGGACATGCGCAAGCCCATGCAAACTTACGGACGCGACAACCTCCTCATCCGGCTCTCACTGGTTATCGATGGTGTGAGTGTGAGCGAAAACACGGTGTTCCTGGCCCCGCCGCGTTTCATTCCGCTCCAAAAGGCAAACACTCGCGTGCAGGTCAAGCGCGGCGGCGCGGACAACCGGTTCGCCCTCACCTTTGCCTCGGATGTGTTTCAGCATTGCTTCCAGTTTGACCTCGCGGGGATGGATTATTCCGCGTCGGACAACTGTTTCGATTTATACGCAAAACAATCCAGGACGGTCGAGATCACGCTCAACAAACCCGCGCAGGCGACGGTGGCGGAAATCACAAAGGCCCTTGGTTTTTACTCCCTGGTGGACAGCTATAAATAA
- a CDS encoding sialate O-acetylesterase produces MLVCIAGIARAEIALAPLFADHAVLQRDKPVPVWGRADPDAQVTVSFQKQTATAIAEADGRWTAWLKPLSASSEPEDMIVSVSDGGGRQTIRVRDILVGEVWLCSGQSNMEWPVKQAQNAEREIASANNPLIRHISIKQRVAKTPMDTVPTGGWKSASPETAGDFTAAGYFFAREMQPRLGVPVGLVNSSMGGGIIEGWMPDKTLTDNPAFAVITQRWQQILDEYPAKKAEYDAEMQRRAKAGAQQEDKSKPVFPRINPPIGPGHKYTPSGLHNGSIHPLIPYALRGVLWYQGEMNAGRPEEYNPLFSAMIKQWREDFGQGNIPFLWVQLPNFKSGDPAETDWARLREAQTQTLSLPATGQAVTIDIGDVEDIHPKNKQDVGLRLALLARALVYGEPVECTGPVFDRASREGAAMRVHFSTGAKGLVLRKHSATAFQLAGADKEFHPAEARVENDTVIVTSTKVPAPVAVRYAWFNAPEASLYNAAALPAGPFRSDNW; encoded by the coding sequence TTGCTCGTTTGCATCGCCGGCATTGCGCGCGCGGAGATTGCGCTCGCGCCACTTTTTGCCGATCACGCCGTGCTCCAGCGCGACAAACCCGTGCCGGTATGGGGACGCGCGGATCCGGACGCGCAAGTCACCGTTTCGTTTCAAAAACAAACAGCCACCGCAATCGCGGAAGCCGACGGACGCTGGACCGCGTGGCTCAAACCGCTTTCCGCGTCAAGCGAACCGGAAGATATGATTGTCTCCGTATCGGACGGCGGCGGACGGCAAACCATCCGCGTGCGCGACATTCTCGTCGGCGAAGTCTGGCTCTGTTCGGGACAATCCAACATGGAATGGCCGGTAAAGCAGGCGCAAAACGCCGAGCGGGAAATCGCTTCCGCCAACAACCCGCTCATCCGCCACATCTCCATCAAACAGCGCGTCGCCAAAACGCCGATGGACACCGTCCCGACCGGCGGATGGAAATCCGCCTCGCCGGAAACCGCGGGCGATTTCACTGCCGCGGGTTATTTTTTTGCCCGCGAAATGCAACCGCGCCTCGGCGTGCCCGTCGGCCTCGTCAACAGCTCAATGGGCGGCGGCATCATCGAGGGCTGGATGCCCGACAAAACGCTTACGGACAATCCCGCCTTCGCCGTCATCACGCAACGCTGGCAACAAATACTCGACGAATATCCCGCAAAAAAAGCCGAATACGACGCGGAAATGCAACGACGCGCCAAGGCTGGGGCGCAACAAGAAGACAAATCCAAGCCCGTGTTCCCGCGCATCAATCCACCCATTGGACCCGGCCACAAATACACGCCGTCAGGACTTCACAACGGCTCCATCCATCCGCTCATCCCCTATGCCCTGCGCGGCGTGCTGTGGTATCAGGGCGAAATGAACGCCGGCCGGCCGGAGGAATATAATCCTTTGTTTTCGGCAATGATAAAACAATGGCGCGAGGATTTCGGACAGGGAAACATCCCGTTCCTATGGGTGCAGCTTCCCAATTTTAAATCCGGTGATCCGGCGGAAACCGACTGGGCGCGACTGCGCGAAGCGCAAACACAAACGCTTTCACTGCCGGCGACGGGACAGGCCGTGACAATCGACATCGGCGACGTCGAGGACATCCATCCCAAGAATAAACAGGACGTCGGACTCCGGCTCGCACTGCTCGCGCGCGCCCTGGTTTACGGCGAACCAGTCGAATGCACGGGACCGGTTTTCGATCGCGCGTCCCGCGAGGGCGCGGCAATGCGCGTGCATTTTTCCACGGGCGCGAAGGGACTTGTTTTGCGCAAACACTCCGCGACGGCCTTTCAACTCGCCGGGGCGGACAAGGAATTTCACCCCGCCGAGGCCCGCGTGGAAAACGATACCGTGATCGTGACATCAACCAAGGTCCCCGCGCCCGTCGCCGTGCGCTACGCCTGGTTCAACGCGCCGGAAGCCAGTCTCTACAACGCGGCCGCGCTTCCCGCCGGCCCATTCCGGAGCGACAACTGGTAG
- a CDS encoding SGNH/GDSL hydrolase family protein produces MRAHSENAGFVFALIVIIAAFMSPVHARASKLVDNLKAGKDQTVVCFGTSLTATGQWVADLGKWLNTLDPAGKARATVHKSGLSGQASQTGLNNLQSKVIKFNPNTVIIEFAINDAYEGPNYSPKHPDYGITVEKSKANLAAMIERIQNALPGAEIIIQTMNPVWNSPNGSGVSATSRPGLAAYYEGYVQVAKKYNLLLVDHYKNWIKLREADPELYKKYLRDGTHPTPEGSSAITFPEIKKALTGCASFGCPNDEP; encoded by the coding sequence ATGAGAGCACATTCGGAAAATGCCGGCTTTGTTTTTGCGTTGATTGTCATCATTGCCGCCTTCATGTCACCCGTCCACGCGCGCGCGTCCAAGCTGGTGGACAATCTCAAGGCGGGAAAAGACCAAACCGTCGTTTGTTTCGGGACGAGCCTCACGGCCACGGGCCAGTGGGTTGCCGACTTGGGAAAATGGCTGAACACGCTCGATCCCGCGGGCAAGGCGCGCGCCACCGTCCACAAAAGCGGCCTTTCCGGGCAGGCCTCCCAGACGGGGCTCAACAACCTTCAAAGCAAGGTCATCAAATTCAATCCGAACACCGTCATCATAGAATTTGCGATAAACGACGCCTACGAAGGCCCGAACTATTCCCCCAAGCATCCCGACTACGGAATCACTGTGGAGAAGAGCAAGGCAAACCTCGCCGCCATGATTGAGCGGATTCAAAATGCCCTGCCCGGCGCTGAAATTATCATTCAAACCATGAACCCGGTTTGGAATTCGCCAAACGGCAGCGGCGTCTCGGCCACCTCGCGCCCCGGGCTCGCCGCCTATTACGAGGGATATGTGCAAGTGGCGAAAAAATATAATCTGCTCCTGGTCGATCATTATAAAAATTGGATAAAACTGCGCGAGGCCGATCCGGAATTATATAAAAAATATCTGCGCGACGGCACGCATCCCACACCCGAAGGCTCGTCGGCAATCACATTTCCGGAAATTAAAAAAGCGCTGACTGGATGCGCTTCTTTTGGTTGCCCGAACGATGAACCCTAA
- a CDS encoding SGNH/GDSL hydrolase family protein: protein MKLPLKKPALPRAILAALAAFTTASLLHAAGPANLLRPGDHVAVCGDSITEQKRYSIYMELYLMACQPAANLEMVQFGWNGDTTWGFLERIPQNVGPFAPQVATTLYGMNDGGYLAADKAADRIQRFRTSLEDMVKSFREIGVREIIIASPPPVDPVTFKRNTPEAYNPTLSMLGDIARDVAEKNKVRFADVNGIMTDAMKRAKAAKGWDYQVAGDDGVHPGSNGHLIIAYTLLKALGCDGTIGTLTWDCATGRAQTTDGHRILSNTRAAIEIESTRYPYCFPEDPQERAPTARSILDIIPFNEELNRLMLVVKNAPAQKMRVTWGGHSRVYSAAELEKGINLAADFLDNPFCENFARVIAAARIQQDYETDGVRILLHSLNAWAKHFPEEARLDAPRRRMVVQKAADYYAATKSLLAPVKHTLRISPVK from the coding sequence ATGAAGCTCCCCCTAAAAAAACCCGCCCTGCCCCGCGCCATCCTCGCGGCCCTTGCCGCATTCACGACAGCATCACTGCTTCACGCCGCCGGGCCGGCGAACCTTCTGCGCCCCGGCGATCATGTCGCCGTATGCGGTGATTCCATAACGGAGCAGAAACGTTATAGCATATACATGGAATTGTATTTGATGGCGTGCCAGCCAGCCGCGAACCTGGAGATGGTGCAGTTTGGCTGGAATGGCGACACCACGTGGGGATTCCTGGAGCGCATTCCGCAAAATGTCGGCCCGTTCGCCCCGCAGGTGGCGACCACGCTCTACGGCATGAACGACGGCGGGTATCTCGCGGCGGACAAGGCCGCGGACCGAATCCAGCGTTTTCGCACATCGCTCGAGGACATGGTCAAAAGTTTCAGGGAAATCGGCGTGCGCGAAATCATCATAGCCTCGCCGCCACCGGTCGATCCGGTCACCTTCAAGCGCAACACCCCCGAGGCTTACAACCCGACGCTTTCCATGCTTGGCGACATTGCCCGGGACGTCGCGGAGAAAAACAAAGTCCGGTTCGCCGACGTGAACGGCATCATGACCGACGCCATGAAACGAGCCAAGGCGGCAAAGGGATGGGATTATCAAGTCGCGGGAGACGACGGCGTGCACCCGGGATCGAACGGCCATCTCATCATCGCCTACACGCTGCTCAAGGCGCTCGGTTGCGATGGCACCATCGGCACGCTCACATGGGATTGCGCCACCGGGCGCGCGCAGACGACGGACGGCCATCGCATCCTTTCGAACACCCGCGCGGCTATCGAAATCGAATCGACGCGTTATCCGTATTGTTTCCCCGAGGATCCGCAAGAGCGCGCCCCGACCGCCCGCTCGATTCTCGACATCATCCCCTTCAACGAAGAACTCAACCGCCTCATGCTTGTCGTGAAAAACGCCCCCGCGCAAAAAATGCGCGTCACGTGGGGCGGGCATTCGCGCGTCTATTCCGCCGCGGAGTTGGAAAAGGGCATCAATCTCGCCGCTGATTTTTTGGACAATCCTTTTTGCGAAAACTTCGCCCGGGTAATCGCCGCCGCGCGCATTCAGCAAGATTACGAAACCGACGGCGTGCGCATCCTGCTCCATTCGCTCAACGCCTGGGCCAAACATTTCCCCGAAGAGGCAAGGCTGGACGCCCCCCGCCGCCGGATGGTTGTGCAAAAAGCCGCGGACTATTATGCCGCGACCAAATCGCTGCTCGCGCCGGTTAAACACACGTTGCGGATCTCACCCGTAAAATGA
- a CDS encoding alpha/beta hydrolase family protein has translation MKHTRFLSPFIIMLALAFAPSAFSRTELFSIPDAKDNPFEITVLSRADKGDAILEEIMFNGPPFNGAPTRIYAWLAYPKREGKYPGVVRLHGAGLKQALTSEAAVEYAQAGYVCLCIDWAGREEGGVKRPDPRSDFNAFGRIAQPTLGKDGKPVAGRFNLADPAADTITNGVRFVRRSLQFLRARPDVDSTKLCLSAMSAGAHLSLLTLAVEPDVKAAALKYGSGFVRELNWGGYFGRLGLGERDAAARWLSVLDPKHGLADIKTPTLLLSGTDDIFFFMPAVLATWRAMTAPKALLMLPNDNHSKVSNETIPRQWFESVMRGKPAWPRAQKMSAENRDGALVLSARCDGEIERAVFWCKRMPRAAFKYGRARKPDETVPWSEIAARRERDGAWTATIAPPAPDEQVLAYCMFETADGVRESSDTVELPAMPKWGRDLQPAAQAADGIRRAAVSFDRCQLDDDNKREWIREAGNLSGRTGENQGRNVSGWVEYDFEIARSGWHCLKVSHDGTGHEFLVDGKTRFYGRGPAIGGLWLDAGTHTLRLERFHWKGFAPITEWTMTRTPDEAPARERFQVSVANRHNALRLGEAVLLDVAHAPFWNAEELEFRLVEIDTGIEGGSARLALSSKGPARVEVRCEREGVFRLVCLMAGGEIPLRGVIPSSFIVVNTTRVEADKTAREPAKTLVAEIDCVTREPDFFRGGDTRVVQKSWGAYRESGDVGYLQHMNATEPSWFAYAFRVDDPDATYWMEFDYPDDARRTFVVVPRSGNPQRYAGPATGPDCGREFSLGNRMRTMGLYFWPLHTDLRAMVMQPQDGMRAAVSKIRIYKLDENPAPLPVAEKHGRDFIHWYEEGLSYAGFFGGDSAKASATYVSSENWARTMSHMGASMLLPTIAIYQMTMYPGRYNLTYADSGTDDAVRVLELMCEKYGLKFAGEFHPDARQLRWASARRGTRGRFIRSTATAKPGRGGAIRFSIF, from the coding sequence ATGAAACACACACGCTTCCTTTCCCCGTTCATCATAATGCTGGCGCTCGCCTTCGCGCCGTCCGCGTTTTCCCGCACGGAGTTGTTTTCGATTCCCGACGCGAAGGACAATCCGTTTGAAATTACGGTTCTATCCCGCGCGGACAAAGGCGATGCCATCCTGGAGGAAATCATGTTCAACGGGCCCCCTTTCAATGGCGCGCCCACGCGCATTTACGCGTGGCTTGCCTATCCAAAGCGCGAGGGAAAATATCCGGGCGTCGTGCGTTTGCACGGCGCGGGGCTCAAGCAGGCGCTTACCTCCGAGGCGGCGGTGGAGTATGCGCAGGCGGGTTATGTTTGCCTTTGCATCGACTGGGCCGGACGGGAGGAGGGTGGGGTGAAGCGGCCCGACCCGCGCTCCGATTTTAATGCGTTTGGCCGCATCGCGCAGCCGACGCTCGGCAAGGACGGCAAGCCGGTTGCGGGCCGTTTCAATCTGGCTGACCCGGCGGCTGACACAATTACCAACGGCGTGCGTTTTGTCCGGAGGTCATTGCAGTTTTTGCGCGCGCGGCCGGACGTTGATTCGACGAAGTTATGCCTCTCGGCGATGTCGGCGGGGGCGCACCTTTCGCTGCTCACACTGGCGGTGGAGCCCGACGTGAAAGCGGCCGCGCTCAAATACGGCAGCGGATTTGTGCGCGAATTGAACTGGGGCGGTTATTTTGGCCGGCTCGGACTCGGCGAGCGCGACGCGGCGGCGCGATGGCTTTCGGTGCTGGATCCGAAGCACGGACTCGCGGACATCAAGACGCCGACTCTGTTGCTGTCGGGCACGGATGATATTTTTTTCTTCATGCCCGCGGTGCTCGCCACTTGGCGCGCGATGACCGCGCCCAAGGCGCTGTTGATGCTGCCAAACGACAATCACTCGAAAGTGAGCAACGAGACAATTCCCCGGCAGTGGTTTGAATCCGTGATGCGCGGCAAGCCTGCATGGCCGCGCGCGCAAAAAATGTCCGCGGAAAACAGGGACGGGGCGCTTGTGTTGTCGGCCCGTTGTGATGGTGAAATTGAGCGGGCGGTTTTTTGGTGCAAACGCATGCCGCGGGCTGCGTTCAAATACGGACGTGCGCGAAAGCCCGATGAAACCGTGCCGTGGAGTGAGATCGCCGCGCGGCGGGAACGCGACGGCGCGTGGACGGCCACAATCGCGCCTCCTGCGCCGGACGAGCAGGTGCTCGCGTATTGCATGTTTGAGACGGCGGATGGGGTGCGTGAAAGCAGCGACACGGTTGAGCTCCCGGCGATGCCGAAATGGGGCCGTGATTTACAACCCGCGGCGCAGGCGGCGGACGGCATCCGGAGGGCCGCGGTGTCGTTTGACCGTTGCCAACTGGATGATGACAACAAGCGCGAATGGATTCGCGAGGCGGGAAATCTGTCGGGTCGCACGGGCGAAAATCAAGGACGCAATGTGTCCGGTTGGGTCGAATACGATTTCGAGATCGCGCGCTCCGGCTGGCATTGCCTGAAAGTGTCTCACGACGGGACCGGTCACGAGTTTCTTGTGGACGGAAAAACACGTTTTTACGGGCGCGGCCCGGCAATCGGCGGCTTGTGGCTTGATGCCGGGACGCACACGTTGCGCTTGGAGCGGTTTCATTGGAAAGGGTTCGCGCCAATCACGGAATGGACAATGACGCGCACTCCCGACGAAGCTCCGGCGCGGGAGCGTTTTCAGGTCAGTGTTGCCAATCGGCACAACGCGCTTCGTTTGGGCGAGGCGGTGCTGCTTGATGTGGCGCACGCGCCTTTTTGGAATGCGGAGGAGTTGGAATTCAGGCTTGTCGAAATTGACACGGGAATTGAGGGCGGCTCGGCAAGGCTGGCGCTTTCTTCGAAGGGGCCGGCGCGTGTCGAAGTGCGGTGCGAACGCGAGGGCGTTTTCCGGCTGGTGTGCTTGATGGCCGGCGGTGAGATTCCCCTTCGCGGCGTTATTCCCTCAAGTTTTATCGTGGTGAACACGACGCGAGTGGAGGCGGACAAGACCGCGCGTGAGCCGGCCAAAACACTGGTTGCCGAGATTGATTGCGTGACGCGCGAGCCGGATTTTTTTCGCGGAGGCGACACGCGCGTGGTGCAAAAAAGCTGGGGCGCCTATCGCGAGTCGGGCGATGTCGGTTACCTGCAACACATGAACGCGACGGAGCCGAGCTGGTTTGCCTACGCATTTCGCGTGGACGATCCGGACGCGACCTACTGGATGGAGTTTGATTATCCGGACGATGCCAGGCGGACGTTTGTCGTGGTGCCCCGCAGCGGCAATCCGCAACGCTACGCGGGACCGGCGACGGGGCCGGATTGCGGAAGGGAGTTTTCACTGGGCAATCGCATGCGGACAATGGGGCTGTATTTCTGGCCGCTGCACACGGATCTGCGGGCGATGGTCATGCAACCGCAGGACGGAATGCGCGCCGCCGTATCCAAAATTCGGATATACAAGCTCGACGAAAATCCCGCGCCCCTCCCCGTTGCGGAAAAACACGGGCGCGATTTTATCCATTGGTATGAGGAGGGATTGAGTTACGCGGGATTTTTTGGCGGCGACAGCGCAAAGGCGTCGGCGACGTATGTGTCGTCGGAAAACTGGGCGCGCACGATGTCTCACATGGGTGCGAGCATGCTTTTGCCCACGATCGCCATCTACCAGATGACGATGTATCCGGGCCGTTACAACCTGACTTACGCGGATTCCGGCACGGACGACGCCGTGCGCGTTCTGGAACTGATGTGCGAAAAATACGGACTCAAATTCGCCGGCGAATTTCATCCCGATGCGCGACAGCTCAGGTGGGCTTCGGCGCGGCGGGGGACTCGCGGACGATTTATCAGATCAACCGCCACGGCAAAACCAGGCAGGGGCGGAGCGATCCGCTTTTCGATTTTCTGA
- a CDS encoding FAD-dependent oxidoreductase, which produces MIAPLGCFAAVDDYDVVIVGGTPSGIAASIAAARNGHSAILLERTTHIGGLMANGLGATDIGTRGATLGIFGDYIKRVREYYKTTYGPGAPQVEDCSDGYHFEPSIAAKILAEMLAEHPTITVRVMRQFDALPENVTLENGRVTAIRILNRETGATEQIRGKVFIDATYEGDLAAAAGAPYRVGREGRSEYNEPMAGRIYRAWRAEKLAPGSSGLGDNAVQAYNYRLPLTRVAENRVPIEKPSNYNRDEYVSLIEDFRLNREAAVTPPHPDRARTLVRVVNVTMMPNGKIDGNNHHCSFISTDLPEENWPWPTSDWAWRDTFAKRLRDYTLGFLWFCQNDAELPADFRAECSAWGLARDEFTDNGNFPRQVYVREGRRVMGEYLFTSHDATPVAPGARPPLHLDSVTASHYWLDSHAVRKREPGRPHLDGFFSEESAPYTVPYRIIVPKNVDGLLVPVAASATHIGLSTLRMEPCWMALGEAAGAAAAQSIAGGKPLRKIDTLKLQHELLRRGVVLIYYRDFAPGNAGYEAAQLLGLRGAISGWNVNPGELIDAKTAASWRKTLGLKASSPGKKKITRGSISPPCGMRQAARRDKMERRHSCRRSRPTGLAPEL; this is translated from the coding sequence ATGATCGCGCCACTGGGATGTTTCGCGGCGGTTGATGACTACGATGTTGTCATCGTTGGTGGAACTCCCAGCGGCATCGCCGCGTCCATCGCCGCCGCCCGCAACGGGCACAGCGCGATTCTTCTTGAGCGCACCACGCACATCGGCGGACTCATGGCGAACGGTTTGGGCGCCACGGATATCGGCACGCGCGGCGCCACGCTCGGCATTTTCGGCGATTATATAAAACGGGTTCGCGAATATTATAAAACAACCTACGGCCCCGGGGCGCCGCAGGTGGAGGATTGCAGCGACGGTTATCATTTTGAGCCGTCCATCGCCGCCAAGATACTGGCGGAAATGCTTGCCGAGCATCCCACGATCACAGTGCGCGTGATGCGGCAGTTCGACGCGCTCCCCGAAAATGTAACGCTGGAAAACGGACGGGTCACCGCCATTCGCATTCTCAACCGCGAGACAGGCGCGACCGAGCAAATACGCGGCAAGGTCTTCATTGACGCGACTTACGAGGGCGATCTCGCCGCCGCCGCGGGCGCGCCCTATCGTGTCGGGCGCGAAGGCCGCTCCGAATACAACGAGCCCATGGCCGGGCGCATTTATCGCGCATGGCGCGCGGAGAAACTCGCGCCCGGATCGAGCGGACTCGGCGACAATGCCGTGCAAGCCTACAACTACCGCCTGCCGCTCACGCGTGTTGCCGAAAATCGCGTGCCCATCGAGAAACCTTCAAATTACAATCGCGACGAATACGTTTCCCTGATCGAGGATTTCCGTCTCAACCGCGAGGCGGCTGTCACGCCGCCGCATCCCGACCGCGCGCGCACGCTCGTGCGTGTCGTTAATGTCACCATGATGCCCAACGGCAAAATCGACGGCAACAATCACCATTGCTCATTTATTTCCACCGACCTGCCCGAGGAAAACTGGCCGTGGCCGACATCCGACTGGGCGTGGCGCGACACGTTCGCGAAGCGTTTGCGCGACTACACGCTCGGCTTCCTTTGGTTCTGCCAAAACGACGCCGAGCTGCCCGCCGATTTTCGCGCCGAGTGTTCCGCCTGGGGCCTCGCTCGCGACGAGTTTACGGACAACGGCAATTTTCCCCGTCAGGTTTATGTGCGCGAGGGCCGTCGCGTCATGGGCGAGTATCTCTTCACATCGCATGACGCCACGCCCGTTGCTCCCGGCGCGCGTCCGCCTCTGCACCTCGACAGCGTCACGGCCAGCCACTACTGGCTCGACTCGCACGCCGTGCGCAAGCGCGAGCCGGGCCGTCCGCATCTCGACGGATTTTTCTCCGAGGAATCCGCGCCCTACACCGTTCCCTATCGCATCATCGTTCCGAAAAACGTGGACGGTTTGCTCGTGCCCGTGGCCGCGTCCGCGACGCACATCGGCCTGAGCACGCTTCGCATGGAGCCCTGCTGGATGGCGCTCGGCGAGGCGGCGGGCGCGGCGGCGGCGCAATCCATCGCCGGTGGCAAACCGCTGCGAAAGATCGACACGCTAAAATTGCAGCACGAGCTTTTGCGGCGCGGTGTCGTTTTGATTTACTACCGCGACTTCGCGCCCGGAAATGCCGGCTACGAGGCGGCGCAGCTTCTCGGCCTTCGCGGTGCGATCTCCGGGTGGAATGTGAATCCCGGCGAGTTGATCGACGCAAAAACGGCCGCGTCGTGGCGCAAAACACTCGGCTTAAAAGCGTCCTCGCCCGGAAAGAAAAAGATCACCCGCGGGAGTATCTCGCCACCCTGTGGAATGAGGCAGGCGGCGCGGCGCGATAAAATGGAGCGGCGGCATTCCTGTCGCCGATCGAGGCCGACAGGCCTCGCACCTGAATTATAA